From a single Sebastes umbrosus isolate fSebUmb1 chromosome 17, fSebUmb1.pri, whole genome shotgun sequence genomic region:
- the emsy gene encoding BRCA2-interacting transcriptional repressor EMSY isoform X1, with amino-acid sequence MPMIQLEKPVLTGTMPVVWPTILDLGRDECKRILRKLELEAYAGVISALRAQGDLTKDKKDLLGELTKILGISTERHRAEVRRAVNDERLTTIAYHMSGPNSSSEWSIEGRRLVPLMPRLVPQTAFTVTANAVASATANQNASLLLPAETGNKEVVVCYSYTSTTGTPTSATATSGTIGATVKSPRPPSPSSNVVVLPSGSTVYVKSVSCSDEDEKPRKRRRTNSSSSSPVMLKEITKVSPPISKSITVPVSGSPKMSNIMQSIANSLPPHLSPVKITFTKPTIQTTNTTTQKVIIVTTSPSSNFVPNILSKSHAHNAALSKLVSTSMLTASSQKQTVVFPASASPANTVAVTTVVPSAPSVVMSTTCATSAGVKVASARLPSPKTMVGSPAQIMAQFPKQQSPKQLQQSSSMGVCSVSQTQTTSTSPGSKPTIQIKQESGVKIITQQVQPSKILPKPSQVGLSSSTSSPIMVVSSNGAIMTTKLVTQSTATQSTYTRPTVSPSLGARISASSGTTYVKTTSGSIITVVPKSLATLGGKIISSNIVSGTTTKITTIPMTSKPNVIVVQKTTGKGATIQGLPGKNVVTTLLNAGVSPKLETFTSYIKGEKGLQAVQGTKPAIITASRPITKMIVTQPKGMSSVSQATATKIIPTKIVYGQQGKTQVSFQVLIKPKPVFQTAVVSEHTRQLVTEALQQVTRSAEIMQGQASGQDGSTKEDESSHSSAQEPHPVVHLVSSREQDWTEQEVSVESSPTIIYQEVSGGESQSATSTIKALLELQQTTAFAKALSAVKEKAESKPRQHTIDLSQMAVPIQLAQEKKPSPESPRPSTSEAEPSTEYVTAGKVISRVVVPSEDDNVVMSSSQQLGKPYKISQVTVVTKPAATVSSASAASHVIHMPSDSHGKTETVLEVGELEGDTLDPQTGLFYRSSQTATDAMKQTVHSAAAQPPPSSQAEAEQSRHTSTTISTSTSIQPPPQLHSKPQISQPSSSSAAFPSTLLLTKKLPKLREQTQPKPQALTQIPKDRPLTAPAQAGLKVTTPVTPTKPLLTPQLPKLQQAPTSHHRPLHTPMSHPPPLQAHHPVSTEKTASSQQPIITQSATVTKITFGSSHHSSQVFSSGEATAKLIPESSSRPSGDKPSVSDILKISMMEAEIDPSTEPMVVDSSSDCGPLGKAMEVQAVSGTLDSGQFISSSGASMHHSHTKPQFSCMQGLTAQRSKEDLEVIEVIPQYSILPDSSQSNVVVEPSGFLEITNYTSQQLEEDSPMEQEVDSSNDEATAASPPDQP; translated from the exons ATG CCCATGATTCAGCTGGAGAAACCAGTGCTGACTGGTACCATGCCCGTGGTATGGCCCACCATCCTTGACCTGGGCAGGGATGAGTGCAAAAGAATTCTCCGTAAACTTG AGCTGGAGGCTTATGCTGGGGTTATCAGTGCCCTGCGAGCCCAAGGAGACCTGACGAAGGACAAGAAGGATCTGCTGGGAGAACTCACTAAAATCCTTGG TATCTCAACAGAACGCCATCGGGCAGAAGTCCGCAGGGCTGTCAATGATGAACGCCTCACCACTATTGCATATCA TATGTCCGGTCCTAACAGCTCGTCCGAATGGTCCATTGAAGGACGTCGGCTTGTCCCCTTGATGCCGAGGCTGGTCCCTCAGACAGCCTTTACTGTGACTGCTAATGCGGTGGCCAGCGCCACAGCCAACCAGAATGCCTCCCTTCTGTTGCCagctgaaacaggaaacaaagaaG TGGTTGTATGTTACTCCTACACAAGCACCACCGGCACCCCTACCAGCGCCACGGCGACCAGCGGCACCATAGGAGCAACTGTGAAATCACCACGACCACCCAGTCCTTCATCCAACGTGGTGGTGCTGCCCAGCGGGAGCACCGTCTACGTGAAAA GCGTGAGCTGTTCCGACGAGGACGAGAAGCCTCGCAAGCGAAGGCGGACAAACTCGTCCAGCTCGTCGCCGGTGATGCTGAAGGAGATTACCAAGGTATCCCCGCCGATATCCAAGAGCATCACGGTGCCGGTGAGCGGCAGCCCCAAGATGAGCAACATCATGCAGAGCATCGCCAACTCGCTGCCGCCCCACCTGTCCCCCGTCAAGATCACCTTCACCAAGCCCACCATCCagaccaccaacaccaccacgcAGAAg GTGATCATCGTGACGACTTCGCCCAGCTCCAACTTTGTGCCCAACATCCTGTCCAAGTCTCACGCTCACAACGCCGCTCTGTCCAAGCTGGTCTCCACCTCCATGCTGACGGCGTCCAGCCAGAAACAGACGGTGGTCTTCCCAGCCAGCGCCAGCCCCGCCAACACCGTCGCGGTGACCACGGTGGTCCCCTCGGCTCCTTCAGTGGTCATGTCAACAACAT GTGCTACTTCAGCTGGAGTGAAGGTGGCTTCAGCCAGACTTCCTTCACCTAAGACCATGGTGGGTTCCCCGGCTCAGATCATGGCCCAGTTCCCCAAACAGCAGTCCCCcaaacagctgcagcagagctCCTCTATGGGAGTCTGTAGTGTGAGCCAGACCCAGACCACCAGCACCTCGCCGGGCTCCAAGCCCACCATCCAGATCAAACAAGAGTCCG GGGTGAAGATAATCACTCAGCAGGTTCAGCCCAGCAAAATCCTGCCCAAACCTTCACAAGTGGGTTTGTCCAGCAGCACCTCGTCCCCCATCATGGTCGTCAGTAGCAACGGAGCCATCATGACCACCAAACTGGTCACTCAGTCCACAG CTACCCAGTCCACCTATACCAGACCGACTGTCAGCCCCAGCCTCGGCGCCAGAATATCAGCCTCCAGTGGGACCACCTACGTCAAGACCACCAGCGGCAGCATCATCACCGTGGTGCCCAAGTCTCTGGCCACTCTGGGTGGGAAGATCATCAGCAGTAACATCGTCTCCG GCACAACGACCAAGATCACCACCATCCCCATGACCTCCAAGCCAAACGTCATTGTGGTTCAGAAGACCACAGGAAAAGGAGCGACCATCCAAGGACTACCTGGGAAGAATGTGGTCACCACTCTTTTAAATGCTGGG GTGTCGCCAAAGTTAGAAACCTTCACATCCTACATAAAG GGGGAGAAAGGCCTGCAGGCTGTTCAGGGGACCAAACCGGCGATCATCACCGCCTCCAGACCCATCACCAAGATGATCGTCACCCAGCCCAAAGGCATGAGCTCTGTATCCCAGGCCACCGCCACCAAGATCATCCCAACCAAGATCGTCTACGGCCAGCAGGGCAAGACCCAG GTTTCCTTCCAGGTTCTCATCAAACCTAAGCCAGTCTTCCAGACGGCGGTGGTGAGCGAGCACACCAGGCAGCTGGTCACCGAGGCGCTGCAGCAGGTGACCCGCTCTGCGGAAATCATGCAGGGTCAAGCCTCGGGACAGGACGGGTCCACGAAGGAAGACGAGTCCTCCCATAGCAGCGCTCAAG AGCCTCACCCTGTAGTGCACCTGGTGTCCTCCAGAGAGCAGGATTGGACAGAGCAGGAAGTATCCGTAGAGTCCAGCCCCACTATTATCTACCAGGAGGTGTCTGGTGGGGAATCCCAGTCTGCCACCTCCACCATCAAAGCCCTGCTGGAGCTACAACAGACAACAG CCTTTGCTAAAGCCCTCTCGGCAGTGAAGGAGAAGGCCGAGTCCAAACCCAGACAGCACACCATCGACCTGAGCCAGATGGCCGTGCCCATCCAGCTGGCCCAGGAGAAGAAGCCCAGCCCGGAGTCCCCCAGGCCCTCCACCTCAGAGGCTGAACCCAGCACCGAGTACGTCACAGCAG GTAAAGTCATCAGCAGAGTGGTCGTGCCCTCGGAGGACGATAACGTGGTCATGTCCTCCAGCCAGCAGCTGGGGAAGCCTTACAAAATCAGCCAGGTTACCGTGGTAACCAAACCGGCCGCTACCGTGTCCTCAGCGAGCGCAGCTTCACACGTCATCCACATG cCCTCTGACAGCCATGGTAAAACGGAGACCGTGTTAGAGGTGGGCGAGCTGGAAGGCGACACCCTGGACCCCCAAACAGGCTTGTTTTACCGCTCCAGCCAAACAGCTACAGACGCCATGAAGCAAACCGTCCACTCTGCAGCCGCTCAGCCGCCTCCCTCGAGCCAGGCAGAGGCCGAGCAGAGCCGGCACACCTCCACCaccatctccacctccacctccatccaGCCGCCGCCACAACTGCACAGCAAACCTCAAATCAGCcagccttcctcttcctcagctgCCTTCCCCTCCACCCTTCTTCTGACTAAGAAACTCCCAAAACTACGAGAGCAGACTCAGCCCAAACCCCAGGCCTTAACCCAGATTCCCAAAGACAGACCACTGACTGCACCAGCCCAAGCCGGATTAAAGGTCACGACCCCGGTTACGCCAACAAAGCCCCTGTTGACGCCGCAGCTCCCGAAGCTCCAGCAAGCACCCACATCCCACCACAGACCCCTGCACACACCCATGTCCCACCCTCCTCCACTGCAGGCGCACCACCCTGTCAGCACTGAAAAGACGGCCTCCAGCCAG CAGCCAATCATCACACAGAGCGCCACCGTCACCAAGATCACCTTCGGCAGCTCCCACCATTCATCGCAGGTCTTCAGCAGCGGCGAGGCCACCGCCAAACTGATCCCCGAGTCCAGCTCCAGGCCCTCGGGAGACAAGCCCTCGGTGTCGGACATCCTGAAGATCTCCATGATGGAGGCGGAGATCGATCCGAGCACGGAGCCCATGGTGGTGGATTCCTCCAGCGACTGCGGCCCTCTGGGGAAAGCCATGGAGGTCCAGGCCGTGTCAGGCACACTGGACTCGGGCCAGTTCATCAGCAGCTCTGGGGCCTCCATGCACCACTCCCACACAAAGCCCCAGTTCAGCTGCATGCAGGGCCTCACAGCACAGAGGAGCAAAGAGGACCTGGAGGTCATTGAG GTGATTCCTCAGTACTCCATCCTGCCGGACTCCAGCCAGTCCAACGTGGTGGTGGAGCCCAGCGGCTTCCTGGAGATCACCAACTACACCAgccagcagctggaggaggacagCCCCATGGAGCAGGAGGTGGACAGCAGCAACGACGAGGCCACGGCAGCCAGTCCTCCTGACCAACCATAG
- the emsy gene encoding BRCA2-interacting transcriptional repressor EMSY isoform X5 yields MPMIQLEKPVLTGTMPVVWPTILDLGRDECKRILRKLELEAYAGVISALRAQGDLTKDKKDLLGELTKILGISTERHRAEVRRAVNDERLTTIAYHMSGPNSSSEWSIEGRRLVPLMPRLVPQTAFTVTANAVASATANQNASLLLPAETGNKEVVVCYSYTSTTGTPTSATATSGTIGATVKSPRPPSPSSNVVVLPSGSTVYVKSVSCSDEDEKPRKRRRTNSSSSSPVMLKEITKVSPPISKSITVPVSGSPKMSNIMQSIANSLPPHLSPVKITFTKPTIQTTNTTTQKVIIVTTSPSSNFVPNILSKSHAHNAALSKLVSTSMLTASSQKQTVVFPASASPANTVAVTTVVPSAPSVVMSTTCATSAGVKVASARLPSPKTMVGSPAQIMAQFPKQQSPKQLQQSSSMGVCSVSQTQTTSTSPGSKPTIQIKQESGVKIITQQVQPSKILPKPSQVGLSSSTSSPIMVVSSNGAIMTTKLVTQSTATQSTYTRPTVSPSLGARISASSGTTYVKTTSGSIITVVPKSLATLGGKIISSNIVSGTTTKITTIPMTSKPNVIVVQKTTGKGATIQGLPGKNVVTTLLNAGVSPKLETFTSYIKGEKGLQAVQGTKPAIITASRPITKMIVTQPKGMSSVSQATATKIIPTKIVYGQQGKTQVSFQVLIKPKPVFQTAVVSEHTRQLVTEALQQVTRSAEIMQGQASGQDGSTKEDESSHSSAQEPHPVVHLVSSREQDWTEQEVSVESSPTIIYQEVSGGESQSATSTIKALLELQQTTAFAKALSAVKEKAESKPRQHTIDLSQMAVPIQLAQEKKPSPESPRPSTSEAEPSTEYVTAGKVISRVVVPSEDDNVVMSSSQQLGKPYKISQVTVVTKPAATVSSASAASHVIHMPSDSHGKTETVLEVGELEGDTLDPQTGLFYRSSQTATDAMKQTVHSAAAQPPPSSQAEAEQSRHTSTTISTSTSIQPPPQLHSKPQISQPSSSSAAFPSTLLLTKKLPKLREQTQPKPQALTQIPKDRPLTAPAQAGLKVTTPVTPTKPLLTPQLPKLQQAPTSHHRPLHTPMSHPPPLQAHHPVSTEKTASSQQPIITQSATVTKITFGSSHHSSQVFSSGEATAKLIPESSSRPSGDKPSVSDILKISMMEAEIDPSTEPMVVDSSSDCGPLGKAMEVQAVSGTLDSGQFISSSGASMHHSHTKPQFSCMQGLTAQRSKEDLEVIEYSILPDSSQSNVVVEPSGFLEITNYTSQQLEEDSPMEQEVDSSNDEATAASPPDQP; encoded by the exons ATG CCCATGATTCAGCTGGAGAAACCAGTGCTGACTGGTACCATGCCCGTGGTATGGCCCACCATCCTTGACCTGGGCAGGGATGAGTGCAAAAGAATTCTCCGTAAACTTG AGCTGGAGGCTTATGCTGGGGTTATCAGTGCCCTGCGAGCCCAAGGAGACCTGACGAAGGACAAGAAGGATCTGCTGGGAGAACTCACTAAAATCCTTGG TATCTCAACAGAACGCCATCGGGCAGAAGTCCGCAGGGCTGTCAATGATGAACGCCTCACCACTATTGCATATCA TATGTCCGGTCCTAACAGCTCGTCCGAATGGTCCATTGAAGGACGTCGGCTTGTCCCCTTGATGCCGAGGCTGGTCCCTCAGACAGCCTTTACTGTGACTGCTAATGCGGTGGCCAGCGCCACAGCCAACCAGAATGCCTCCCTTCTGTTGCCagctgaaacaggaaacaaagaaG TGGTTGTATGTTACTCCTACACAAGCACCACCGGCACCCCTACCAGCGCCACGGCGACCAGCGGCACCATAGGAGCAACTGTGAAATCACCACGACCACCCAGTCCTTCATCCAACGTGGTGGTGCTGCCCAGCGGGAGCACCGTCTACGTGAAAA GCGTGAGCTGTTCCGACGAGGACGAGAAGCCTCGCAAGCGAAGGCGGACAAACTCGTCCAGCTCGTCGCCGGTGATGCTGAAGGAGATTACCAAGGTATCCCCGCCGATATCCAAGAGCATCACGGTGCCGGTGAGCGGCAGCCCCAAGATGAGCAACATCATGCAGAGCATCGCCAACTCGCTGCCGCCCCACCTGTCCCCCGTCAAGATCACCTTCACCAAGCCCACCATCCagaccaccaacaccaccacgcAGAAg GTGATCATCGTGACGACTTCGCCCAGCTCCAACTTTGTGCCCAACATCCTGTCCAAGTCTCACGCTCACAACGCCGCTCTGTCCAAGCTGGTCTCCACCTCCATGCTGACGGCGTCCAGCCAGAAACAGACGGTGGTCTTCCCAGCCAGCGCCAGCCCCGCCAACACCGTCGCGGTGACCACGGTGGTCCCCTCGGCTCCTTCAGTGGTCATGTCAACAACAT GTGCTACTTCAGCTGGAGTGAAGGTGGCTTCAGCCAGACTTCCTTCACCTAAGACCATGGTGGGTTCCCCGGCTCAGATCATGGCCCAGTTCCCCAAACAGCAGTCCCCcaaacagctgcagcagagctCCTCTATGGGAGTCTGTAGTGTGAGCCAGACCCAGACCACCAGCACCTCGCCGGGCTCCAAGCCCACCATCCAGATCAAACAAGAGTCCG GGGTGAAGATAATCACTCAGCAGGTTCAGCCCAGCAAAATCCTGCCCAAACCTTCACAAGTGGGTTTGTCCAGCAGCACCTCGTCCCCCATCATGGTCGTCAGTAGCAACGGAGCCATCATGACCACCAAACTGGTCACTCAGTCCACAG CTACCCAGTCCACCTATACCAGACCGACTGTCAGCCCCAGCCTCGGCGCCAGAATATCAGCCTCCAGTGGGACCACCTACGTCAAGACCACCAGCGGCAGCATCATCACCGTGGTGCCCAAGTCTCTGGCCACTCTGGGTGGGAAGATCATCAGCAGTAACATCGTCTCCG GCACAACGACCAAGATCACCACCATCCCCATGACCTCCAAGCCAAACGTCATTGTGGTTCAGAAGACCACAGGAAAAGGAGCGACCATCCAAGGACTACCTGGGAAGAATGTGGTCACCACTCTTTTAAATGCTGGG GTGTCGCCAAAGTTAGAAACCTTCACATCCTACATAAAG GGGGAGAAAGGCCTGCAGGCTGTTCAGGGGACCAAACCGGCGATCATCACCGCCTCCAGACCCATCACCAAGATGATCGTCACCCAGCCCAAAGGCATGAGCTCTGTATCCCAGGCCACCGCCACCAAGATCATCCCAACCAAGATCGTCTACGGCCAGCAGGGCAAGACCCAG GTTTCCTTCCAGGTTCTCATCAAACCTAAGCCAGTCTTCCAGACGGCGGTGGTGAGCGAGCACACCAGGCAGCTGGTCACCGAGGCGCTGCAGCAGGTGACCCGCTCTGCGGAAATCATGCAGGGTCAAGCCTCGGGACAGGACGGGTCCACGAAGGAAGACGAGTCCTCCCATAGCAGCGCTCAAG AGCCTCACCCTGTAGTGCACCTGGTGTCCTCCAGAGAGCAGGATTGGACAGAGCAGGAAGTATCCGTAGAGTCCAGCCCCACTATTATCTACCAGGAGGTGTCTGGTGGGGAATCCCAGTCTGCCACCTCCACCATCAAAGCCCTGCTGGAGCTACAACAGACAACAG CCTTTGCTAAAGCCCTCTCGGCAGTGAAGGAGAAGGCCGAGTCCAAACCCAGACAGCACACCATCGACCTGAGCCAGATGGCCGTGCCCATCCAGCTGGCCCAGGAGAAGAAGCCCAGCCCGGAGTCCCCCAGGCCCTCCACCTCAGAGGCTGAACCCAGCACCGAGTACGTCACAGCAG GTAAAGTCATCAGCAGAGTGGTCGTGCCCTCGGAGGACGATAACGTGGTCATGTCCTCCAGCCAGCAGCTGGGGAAGCCTTACAAAATCAGCCAGGTTACCGTGGTAACCAAACCGGCCGCTACCGTGTCCTCAGCGAGCGCAGCTTCACACGTCATCCACATG cCCTCTGACAGCCATGGTAAAACGGAGACCGTGTTAGAGGTGGGCGAGCTGGAAGGCGACACCCTGGACCCCCAAACAGGCTTGTTTTACCGCTCCAGCCAAACAGCTACAGACGCCATGAAGCAAACCGTCCACTCTGCAGCCGCTCAGCCGCCTCCCTCGAGCCAGGCAGAGGCCGAGCAGAGCCGGCACACCTCCACCaccatctccacctccacctccatccaGCCGCCGCCACAACTGCACAGCAAACCTCAAATCAGCcagccttcctcttcctcagctgCCTTCCCCTCCACCCTTCTTCTGACTAAGAAACTCCCAAAACTACGAGAGCAGACTCAGCCCAAACCCCAGGCCTTAACCCAGATTCCCAAAGACAGACCACTGACTGCACCAGCCCAAGCCGGATTAAAGGTCACGACCCCGGTTACGCCAACAAAGCCCCTGTTGACGCCGCAGCTCCCGAAGCTCCAGCAAGCACCCACATCCCACCACAGACCCCTGCACACACCCATGTCCCACCCTCCTCCACTGCAGGCGCACCACCCTGTCAGCACTGAAAAGACGGCCTCCAGCCAG CAGCCAATCATCACACAGAGCGCCACCGTCACCAAGATCACCTTCGGCAGCTCCCACCATTCATCGCAGGTCTTCAGCAGCGGCGAGGCCACCGCCAAACTGATCCCCGAGTCCAGCTCCAGGCCCTCGGGAGACAAGCCCTCGGTGTCGGACATCCTGAAGATCTCCATGATGGAGGCGGAGATCGATCCGAGCACGGAGCCCATGGTGGTGGATTCCTCCAGCGACTGCGGCCCTCTGGGGAAAGCCATGGAGGTCCAGGCCGTGTCAGGCACACTGGACTCGGGCCAGTTCATCAGCAGCTCTGGGGCCTCCATGCACCACTCCCACACAAAGCCCCAGTTCAGCTGCATGCAGGGCCTCACAGCACAGAGGAGCAAAGAGGACCTGGAGGTCATTGAG TACTCCATCCTGCCGGACTCCAGCCAGTCCAACGTGGTGGTGGAGCCCAGCGGCTTCCTGGAGATCACCAACTACACCAgccagcagctggaggaggacagCCCCATGGAGCAGGAGGTGGACAGCAGCAACGACGAGGCCACGGCAGCCAGTCCTCCTGACCAACCATAG